A genome region from Carassius gibelio isolate Cgi1373 ecotype wild population from Czech Republic chromosome A23, carGib1.2-hapl.c, whole genome shotgun sequence includes the following:
- the LOC127945083 gene encoding cadherin-like protein 26 isoform X1, producing MICFNMRTLPVSFLLLLSVWSVCEWADSRKIRQKRAWIIDSFSIEEEHPGPFPYILDKVSIDTFYLLNFKLQGQGVDEKPKNILSIKDTGEIIVHGKVDYEKDPKVLFLNFEAINISTNKPNTRLGLDIKILDINDNAPEFQKSVYEVTVDESHAQGKDVLIVQAGDKDDSETNNGTFSFTIKYVIPKTDNVELYIQQKNQTGTIYFKGCLDSEKAQKYTVLVEAKDKGEKIQLSSTSTVIINISDNNNNLPEFFGKTGPGRVKEREAGVEVLRLQVTDRDVRGSKAWKAKYIIYGDTKEIFKIETDPVTNEGILTVVKPMDYEEQTYQNLSISVQNEIPYYSCKIQRKVPNAAWELDQIAPNSDKSVTHLYNSIPVTIYVEDVNDPPVFIPPVKHIPVTENIDVGTSLTTFTAKDMDGSYANTFTFIKGEDIDGWITVDAKTGHVSTAKILDRESPFVLDDTYTVKLYAVDEGVPPMTGTGTLVIHLIDQNDNVPILEVNTVSICQHKEPTMVNITAVDLDFPPYGSPFYYELLGDVKDKWRLEPDHGTTVGLVKEDKVSSGHHVLQIKISDQQGLYSIQNLTVKVCDCSLTPNCHGKMVSNALMGSVAIWLLVLSVLTAMCFMSLLITCKTGKKMSPMFEESYSNLMKSNTESPGTDCSVIYKGQQAVSQDPPPVYSDQQFSDQQFSQSIYKKLLALQTCDDQHVIYKPHCYADEGQPMDNGELDAISIPEDDFQSEMLRNLDSKFSKLATISRPDLMRR from the exons TCTGTCtggagtgtgtgtgaatgggCTGACAGCAGGAAGATTCGACAGAAGCGTGCATGGATCATTGATTCATTTAGTATTGAGGAAGAACACCCTGGTCCATTTCCATACATACTAGACAAG GTTTCAATTGATACGTTTTATTTACTAAATTTCAAGCTACAAGGTCAAGGTGTGGATGAAAAGCCAAAGAATATTCTCAGCATTAAAGACACAGGTGAAATTATAGTACATGGAAAGGTGGACTATGAAAAGGACCCTAAAGTTCTCTTT TTGAATTTTGAAGCAATAAACATATCCACTAATAAACCGAATACAAGGCTTGGGCTTGATATCAAAATATTGGACATAAATGACAATGCTCCAGAATTTCAAAAGTCAGTCTATGAAGTGACTGTGGACGAGTCACATGCTCAAG GCAAAGATGTACTGATTGTACAGGCAGGTGATAAAGATGATTCAGAAACAAACAATGGAACATTCAGTTTCACAATAAAGTATGTTATACCAAAAACAGATAATGTTGAATTGTATATACAGCAGAAAAACCAAACTGGGACTATTTATTTTAAGGGGTGTTTGGACTCTGAG AAAGCTCAGAAATATACAGTCCTTGTTGAAGCAAAGGACAAAGGCGAAAAGATACAGCTCTCAAGTACAAGTACAGTGATAATCAATATTTCGGATAATAACAACAATCTGCCAGAGTTCTTTGGCAAAACA GGACCAGGGAGGGTCAAGGAGAGAGAAGCTGGGGTTGAAGTTCTGCGACTGCAAGTAACAGACAGAGATGTCCGTGGCTCAAAAGCTTGGAAAGCCAAATACATAATTTACGGAGATACAAAAGAGATATTCAAAATAGAAACAGACCCTGTTACGAATGAAGGGATTTTAACAGTTGTTAAG CCAATGGACTACGAGGAGCAAACATATCAAAATCTGTCCATCAGTGTGCAGAACGAAATTCCTTACTATTCCTGTAAGATTCAAAGGAAAGTACCGAATGCAGCATGGGAGCTTGACCAAATAGCCCCAAACTCTGACAAGAGTGTTACACACCTCTATAATAGCATTCCAGTGACTATTTATGTTGAAGATGTCAACGATCCACCGGTGTTTATACCTCCTGTTAAACATATTCCAGTAACAGAGAACATCGATGTAGGAACAAGTCTTACAACCTTCACTGCTAAAGACATGGATGGAAGTTATGCAAACACATTTAC ATTTATTAAAGGTGAAGATATTGATGGATGGATAACTGTTGATGCAAAGACTGGACATGTATCCACGGCTAAAATTCTGGATAGAGAGTCGCCATTTGTATTAGACGACACctatacagtaaaactgtatgcTGTGGATGAAG GTGTTCCTCCGATGACAGGCACTGGAACTCTAGTGATTCACCTGATTGATCAAAATGATAACGTACCAATACTGGAGGTGAACACAGTCAGCATTTGCCAACATAAAGAGCCCACAATGGTCAACATCACAGCCGTAGACCTAGACTTTCCTCCATACGGATCACCTTTCTACTATGAGCTTTTAGGAGATGTAAAGGACAAATGGAGGCTTGAACCAGATCATG GCACAACGGTGGGTCTTGTAAAAGAAGACAAAGTGTCTTCAGGTCATCACGTGCTCCAGATCAAAATATCAGACCAGCAGGGATTATACTCCATCCAGAACCTGACGGTCAAGGTGTGTGATTGCTCTTTAACTCCCAACTGCCATGGCAAGATGGTCTCAAATGCTCTGATGGGGTCTGTTGCAATCTGGCTGCTTGTTCTTTCAGTTCTCACAG CAATGTGCTTCATGAGTCTACTGATCACCTGCAAGACAGGGAAAAAAATGAGTCCAATGTTTGAGGAGAGCTACAGTAATCTCATGAAATCAAATACAGAAAGTCCAGGGACTGACTGCTCG GTGATTTATAAAGGACAGCAGGCAGTTTCACAGGATCCACCGCCAGTCTACAGCGACCAGCAATTCAGCGACCAGCAATTCAGCCAATCGATATATAAg AAACTACTTGCTCTCCAAACCTGTGATGATCAACATGTTATTTACAAACCGCACTGTTACGCAGATGAAGGACAACCTATGGACAATGGTGAACTGGATGCAATATCCATTCCAGAGGATGACTTTCAATCAGAGATGCTCAGAAATCTGGACAGCAAGTTCAGTAAACTAGCAACCATTTCCAGACCCGACCTGATGAGGAGGTGA
- the LOC127945083 gene encoding cadherin-like protein 26 isoform X2 → MICFNMRTLPVSFLLLLSVWSVCEWADSRKIRQKRAWIIDSFSIEEEHPGPFPYILDKVSIDTFYLLNFKLQGQGVDEKPKNILSIKDTGEIIVHGKVDYEKDPKVLFLNFEAINISTNKPNTRLGLDIKILDINDNAPEFQKSVYEVTVDESHAQGKDVLIVQAGDKDDSETNNGTFSFTIKYVIPKTDNVELYIQQKNQTGTIYFKGCLDSEKAQKYTVLVEAKDKGEKIQLSSTSTVIINISDNNNNLPEFFGKTGPGRVKEREAGVEVLRLQVTDRDVRGSKAWKAKYIIYGDTKEIFKIETDPVTNEGILTVVKPMDYEEQTYQNLSISVQNEIPYYSCKIQRKVPNAAWELDQIAPNSDKSVTHLYNSIPVTIYVEDVNDPPVFIPPVKHIPVTENIDVGTSLTTFTAKDMDGSYANTFTFIKGEDIDGWITVDAKTGHVSTAKILDRESPFVLDDTYTVKLYAVDEGVPPMTGTGTLVIHLIDQNDNVPILEVNTVSICQHKEPTMVNITAVDLDFPPYGSPFYYELLGDVKDKWRLEPDHGTTVGLVKEDKVSSGHHVLQIKISDQQGLYSIQNLTVKVCDCSLTPNCHGKMVSNALMGSVAIWLLVLSVLTAMCFMSLLITCKTGKKMSPMFEESYSNLMKSNTESPGTDCSVIYKGQQAVSQDPPPVYSDQQFSDQQFSQSIYKISSIRKSSFRTMRSYKTNASYSETTCSPNL, encoded by the exons TCTGTCtggagtgtgtgtgaatgggCTGACAGCAGGAAGATTCGACAGAAGCGTGCATGGATCATTGATTCATTTAGTATTGAGGAAGAACACCCTGGTCCATTTCCATACATACTAGACAAG GTTTCAATTGATACGTTTTATTTACTAAATTTCAAGCTACAAGGTCAAGGTGTGGATGAAAAGCCAAAGAATATTCTCAGCATTAAAGACACAGGTGAAATTATAGTACATGGAAAGGTGGACTATGAAAAGGACCCTAAAGTTCTCTTT TTGAATTTTGAAGCAATAAACATATCCACTAATAAACCGAATACAAGGCTTGGGCTTGATATCAAAATATTGGACATAAATGACAATGCTCCAGAATTTCAAAAGTCAGTCTATGAAGTGACTGTGGACGAGTCACATGCTCAAG GCAAAGATGTACTGATTGTACAGGCAGGTGATAAAGATGATTCAGAAACAAACAATGGAACATTCAGTTTCACAATAAAGTATGTTATACCAAAAACAGATAATGTTGAATTGTATATACAGCAGAAAAACCAAACTGGGACTATTTATTTTAAGGGGTGTTTGGACTCTGAG AAAGCTCAGAAATATACAGTCCTTGTTGAAGCAAAGGACAAAGGCGAAAAGATACAGCTCTCAAGTACAAGTACAGTGATAATCAATATTTCGGATAATAACAACAATCTGCCAGAGTTCTTTGGCAAAACA GGACCAGGGAGGGTCAAGGAGAGAGAAGCTGGGGTTGAAGTTCTGCGACTGCAAGTAACAGACAGAGATGTCCGTGGCTCAAAAGCTTGGAAAGCCAAATACATAATTTACGGAGATACAAAAGAGATATTCAAAATAGAAACAGACCCTGTTACGAATGAAGGGATTTTAACAGTTGTTAAG CCAATGGACTACGAGGAGCAAACATATCAAAATCTGTCCATCAGTGTGCAGAACGAAATTCCTTACTATTCCTGTAAGATTCAAAGGAAAGTACCGAATGCAGCATGGGAGCTTGACCAAATAGCCCCAAACTCTGACAAGAGTGTTACACACCTCTATAATAGCATTCCAGTGACTATTTATGTTGAAGATGTCAACGATCCACCGGTGTTTATACCTCCTGTTAAACATATTCCAGTAACAGAGAACATCGATGTAGGAACAAGTCTTACAACCTTCACTGCTAAAGACATGGATGGAAGTTATGCAAACACATTTAC ATTTATTAAAGGTGAAGATATTGATGGATGGATAACTGTTGATGCAAAGACTGGACATGTATCCACGGCTAAAATTCTGGATAGAGAGTCGCCATTTGTATTAGACGACACctatacagtaaaactgtatgcTGTGGATGAAG GTGTTCCTCCGATGACAGGCACTGGAACTCTAGTGATTCACCTGATTGATCAAAATGATAACGTACCAATACTGGAGGTGAACACAGTCAGCATTTGCCAACATAAAGAGCCCACAATGGTCAACATCACAGCCGTAGACCTAGACTTTCCTCCATACGGATCACCTTTCTACTATGAGCTTTTAGGAGATGTAAAGGACAAATGGAGGCTTGAACCAGATCATG GCACAACGGTGGGTCTTGTAAAAGAAGACAAAGTGTCTTCAGGTCATCACGTGCTCCAGATCAAAATATCAGACCAGCAGGGATTATACTCCATCCAGAACCTGACGGTCAAGGTGTGTGATTGCTCTTTAACTCCCAACTGCCATGGCAAGATGGTCTCAAATGCTCTGATGGGGTCTGTTGCAATCTGGCTGCTTGTTCTTTCAGTTCTCACAG CAATGTGCTTCATGAGTCTACTGATCACCTGCAAGACAGGGAAAAAAATGAGTCCAATGTTTGAGGAGAGCTACAGTAATCTCATGAAATCAAATACAGAAAGTCCAGGGACTGACTGCTCG GTGATTTATAAAGGACAGCAGGCAGTTTCACAGGATCCACCGCCAGTCTACAGCGACCAGCAATTCAGCGACCAGCAATTCAGCCAATCGATATATAAg ATATCGAGCATCAGAAAATCAAGTTTTAGAACCATGCGTTCATACAAAACCAATGCATCTTACTCGG AAACTACTTGCTCTCCAAACCTGTGA